A region of Bombilactobacillus folatiphilus DNA encodes the following proteins:
- the atpE gene encoding F0F1 ATP synthase subunit C: MKFLAAGIAIGLAALGASYGNGHVISKTIESMARQPEMVSKLQTTMFIGVGLIEAVPILAVVIAFALVF, encoded by the coding sequence ATGAAATTTTTAGCTGCAGGTATTGCTATAGGTTTAGCTGCCTTGGGTGCATCTTATGGTAATGGACACGTTATTTCCAAAACAATTGAAAGTATGGCACGTCAACCTGAAATGGTTAGCAAATTACAAACAACAATGTTTATTGGTGTTGGTTTAATTGAAGCTGTTCCTATTTTGGCCGTAGTTATTGCTTTTGCGTTAGTATTTTAA
- the atpF gene encoding F0F1 ATP synthase subunit B has protein sequence MQPELLLAAHSSSLGDSLFVLVSFLLLLLLVKHFAWGPITKMMDQRVDKITGDLDYADNERKEAEQLKQKRASALKDSKAEAVQIVADAKKSGEDQRSTIVDQAHTEAQDIHQRAQADAKQAKVDAMKSVQHDVAQLSVDIATQIIGRELSVSDQQDLIDSYIKELNPSHETK, from the coding sequence ATGCAACCAGAATTATTATTAGCGGCTCATTCCTCATCGTTGGGTGATTCCTTATTTGTTTTAGTTTCATTTTTGCTTTTGTTGCTTTTGGTCAAGCATTTTGCTTGGGGTCCGATTACGAAAATGATGGATCAACGGGTTGATAAAATTACTGGCGACTTGGACTATGCTGACAATGAACGTAAGGAAGCTGAGCAGTTGAAGCAAAAACGTGCTTCAGCTTTGAAGGATTCTAAAGCTGAAGCCGTACAAATTGTTGCCGATGCTAAAAAATCTGGTGAAGACCAACGTAGTACTATCGTTGATCAAGCACATACAGAAGCTCAAGATATTCATCAACGTGCTCAAGCTGATGCTAAGCAGGCCAAGGTTGATGCCATGAAATCGGTGCAACATGATGTTGCTCAATTGTCTGTTGATATTGCAACGCAGATTATTGGTCGTGAATTATCAGTTTCTGATCAGCAAGATTTAATCGACTCATATATTAAGGAGTTGAATCCTAGCCATGAAACTAAATAA
- the atpH gene encoding ATP synthase F1 subunit delta, producing the protein MKLNKDEIGRRYGRALFEFASEQAQQKAILDELVAIEQIYEQVPDLGNILTDARLSSLEKQSLLDLIQKNASSIMQHFLQLLFDYRRLDCLSAIKDFYQTLYDQADSIYDATVTSAIDLNTRQKNLLMQAIAQQFGAKKVRLEIQINPEIMGGLIIRVGDQIIDGSVASRLKKMSQALLNS; encoded by the coding sequence ATGAAACTAAATAAAGATGAAATTGGCCGACGCTATGGTAGAGCTTTATTTGAATTTGCAAGTGAACAAGCACAACAAAAAGCCATTTTGGATGAGCTTGTAGCAATTGAACAAATTTATGAACAAGTGCCCGATCTGGGCAATATTTTAACGGATGCGCGTTTGTCCAGTTTGGAAAAACAAAGTTTGTTGGATCTGATTCAAAAAAATGCAAGTTCTATTATGCAGCATTTTTTACAATTGCTATTTGATTATCGTCGACTAGATTGTTTGTCTGCAATTAAGGACTTCTATCAAACGTTGTATGATCAAGCTGACAGTATTTATGATGCGACTGTCACTTCAGCGATTGACTTAAACACAAGGCAAAAGAATTTGTTGATGCAAGCAATTGCCCAACAATTTGGAGCTAAAAAAGTGCGATTAGAAATTCAAATTAATCCAGAAATTATGGGAGGATTAATTATTAGAGTCGGGGATCAAATTATTGATGGTAGTGTGGCCTCTCGACTGAAGAAAATGAGTCAAGCCTTACTGAATAGTTAA
- the atpA gene encoding F0F1 ATP synthase subunit alpha: MSIKAEEISSLIKEQLKNYHDDLEVEEIGTVTYVGDGIARAHGLDNVMSNELLEFTNGSFGIAQNLESTDVGIIILGKFDDIREGDKVKRTNRIMQVPVGKELIGRVVNPLGQPVDGLGKIATDKTRPIETPAPGVMDRQSVKEPLQTGLKAIDSLVPIGRGQRELIIGDRKTGKTSVAIDTILNQKDQNMICIYVAIGQKESTIRAQVETLRKMGAMDYTIVVEAGPSEPAPLLYIAPYAGAAMGEEFMYNGQHVLIVYDDLSKQAAAYREISLLLRRPPGREAYPGDVFYLHSRLLERAAKLNDKLGGGSMTALPIIETQAGDISAYIPTNVISITDGQIFLQSDMFYAGNRPAVDAGTSVSRVGGDAQIKAMKKVVGTLRLDIASYNELESFAQFGSDLDEATQSKLNRGRVTMEVLKQPLHDPIPVEKQVVIFYALTHGFIDNIAEDKVLDYQNQLFNYFDGNCADLLKEIKTTGQLPDTKKMDSAIKDFTDGYQANLDNQDQ, encoded by the coding sequence ATGAGCATCAAAGCTGAAGAGATCAGTTCTTTAATTAAAGAACAATTAAAAAATTATCATGATGATCTTGAAGTTGAAGAAATTGGGACTGTGACTTATGTTGGTGACGGAATTGCCCGTGCTCATGGATTGGATAATGTAATGTCCAATGAATTGTTGGAATTTACCAATGGCTCATTTGGAATTGCTCAGAACTTGGAGTCCACTGATGTCGGAATTATTATTTTAGGTAAATTTGACGACATTCGTGAAGGCGATAAAGTTAAACGAACCAATCGAATTATGCAAGTACCAGTTGGTAAAGAATTGATTGGTCGTGTAGTTAATCCACTCGGTCAACCAGTCGACGGCTTGGGTAAAATTGCCACCGATAAAACTCGTCCAATTGAGACACCTGCACCGGGCGTTATGGATCGGCAATCTGTTAAGGAACCGTTACAAACGGGTTTGAAAGCTATTGATTCTTTGGTGCCAATTGGTCGTGGTCAGCGTGAGTTGATTATTGGTGATCGTAAGACTGGTAAAACTTCAGTAGCTATTGATACAATTTTAAATCAAAAAGATCAAAATATGATTTGTATCTATGTTGCTATTGGTCAAAAAGAATCAACAATTCGGGCTCAAGTGGAAACTTTGCGTAAAATGGGTGCAATGGATTATACAATTGTTGTCGAAGCTGGTCCTAGTGAACCAGCACCACTATTATATATTGCTCCTTATGCTGGCGCCGCGATGGGTGAAGAGTTTATGTATAATGGTCAACATGTGCTAATTGTTTATGATGATTTGAGTAAGCAGGCAGCAGCTTATCGTGAGATTTCGTTATTGCTCCGTCGTCCACCTGGGCGTGAAGCTTATCCAGGCGATGTGTTCTATTTACATTCACGTTTACTGGAACGAGCTGCTAAGTTGAATGACAAATTAGGCGGTGGTTCGATGACTGCTTTGCCAATCATTGAAACGCAAGCCGGCGATATTTCTGCTTATATTCCAACCAATGTCATTTCTATTACTGACGGACAAATTTTCTTGCAAAGTGATATGTTTTATGCCGGTAATCGGCCGGCTGTTGACGCGGGAACTTCCGTTTCACGTGTTGGTGGTGATGCCCAAATTAAAGCAATGAAAAAAGTTGTTGGAACTTTGCGCTTGGATATTGCATCATATAATGAATTGGAGTCATTTGCACAATTTGGTTCCGATTTGGATGAAGCTACTCAGTCCAAATTAAATCGTGGTCGTGTAACGATGGAAGTTTTGAAACAACCCTTGCATGATCCGATTCCAGTAGAAAAACAAGTTGTGATTTTCTACGCTTTAACGCACGGATTTATTGATAACATTGCCGAAGATAAGGTTTTAGATTATCAAAATCAATTGTTTAATTACTTTGACGGCAATTGTGCTGATTTGTTAAAAGAAATTAAAACAACCGGACAATTACCAGATACTAAAAAAATGGATAGTGCAATTAAAGACTTTACTGATGGTTATCAAGCTAACCTGGATAATCAGGATCAATAG
- a CDS encoding F0F1 ATP synthase subunit gamma codes for MVESLMDIKHRIASTRKTGQITHAMQMVSGSKLMQIEKSSAAYQLYEQKIKETMGHLVASKIISSYSGAESSKSGLSLDQLLKSRPVKKTAYMVITSDRGLVGSYNSTILKAMMELFTKNHGNDKSQFTIIAIGGTGADFFKKRGYDLAYEYRGVEDVPTFETISNLVQACVELFDDGAFDRLVLCHNHHVNSLTSAFTTDELLPISTDVADANDLEHPKLLEEYIVDPSVETVLEKVVPQYVESIVFGSIMDAKTAEHAASMTAMRTATDNADDLIADLSLKYNRARQSQITTEITEIISGAAALE; via the coding sequence ATGGTTGAATCCTTAATGGATATTAAGCACCGGATTGCTTCAACTAGAAAAACTGGTCAAATTACTCATGCTATGCAAATGGTTTCTGGTTCTAAGTTGATGCAAATTGAAAAAAGCTCTGCTGCTTATCAACTTTATGAGCAAAAGATTAAAGAAACGATGGGACATTTGGTTGCTAGTAAAATTATTAGCAGTTATAGTGGTGCAGAATCATCCAAAAGTGGTTTGTCGTTAGATCAGTTGCTGAAATCGCGCCCAGTTAAAAAAACAGCTTATATGGTTATTACCTCTGATCGGGGCTTGGTTGGCAGCTATAATTCAACGATTTTAAAAGCAATGATGGAACTATTTACCAAAAATCATGGTAATGACAAATCACAATTTACGATTATTGCAATCGGAGGTACCGGGGCCGATTTCTTCAAAAAACGTGGTTATGACTTGGCTTATGAATATCGCGGTGTGGAAGATGTACCCACGTTTGAAACAATTTCGAATTTGGTACAGGCCTGTGTTGAATTATTTGATGATGGCGCATTTGATCGTTTGGTACTTTGTCATAATCATCACGTTAATTCATTAACTTCAGCTTTTACGACAGATGAATTATTGCCGATTTCTACGGATGTGGCTGATGCTAATGATTTAGAACATCCTAAATTGTTAGAAGAATACATTGTTGATCCGTCGGTTGAAACAGTTTTGGAAAAAGTGGTTCCGCAATATGTGGAGTCAATCGTTTTTGGTTCTATTATGGATGCTAAAACGGCTGAACATGCTGCTTCAATGACTGCGATGCGGACCGCAACCGATAATGCTGATGATTTAATTGCAGATTTATCCTTAAAGTACAATCGGGCACGGCAGTCGCAGATTACGACAGAAATTACCGAAATTATCAGTGGCGCTGCAGCCTTAGAATAA
- the atpD gene encoding F0F1 ATP synthase subunit beta, with the protein MSQGKVVQVIGPVVDVSFPLDGSLPDINNALTVETSQGNKITLEVSLELGDGVMRTIAMAGTDGLQRGTVVEDLGHPISVPVGDVTLGRVFNVLGDPIDNGDAIDQDVQRESIHKEAPKYEDLSTTSEVLETGIKVIDLLEPYLRGGKVGLFGGAGVGKTVLIQELIHNIAQEHNGISVFTGVGERTREGNDLYYEMKESGVLAKTAMVFGQMNESPGVRMRVALTGVTMAEYFRDVEGQDVLLFIDNIFRFTQAGSEVSALLGRMPSAVGYQPTLATEMGQLQERITSTKKGSITSIQAVYVPADDYTDPAPATEFAHLDATTNLERSLTQQGIYPAVDPLASTSSALDPEIVGQEHYAVATEVQHVLQRYHELQDIISILGMDELSDEEKQIVARARRMQFFLSQNFHVAEQFTGQPGSYVSINDTVKGFKEILAGKYDDVPEDAFRSVGTIEEVLDKAKQMGYQPDSETTANSQEADVAS; encoded by the coding sequence ATGAGTCAAGGAAAAGTCGTTCAAGTAATTGGACCAGTTGTAGACGTTTCATTTCCGCTAGATGGCTCCTTGCCGGACATCAATAATGCCCTGACAGTTGAAACTAGTCAAGGAAATAAAATTACGCTGGAAGTTTCATTGGAATTAGGCGATGGTGTGATGCGAACCATCGCGATGGCAGGAACTGATGGCTTACAAAGAGGCACCGTTGTCGAAGATTTGGGTCATCCAATTAGTGTTCCAGTTGGTGATGTAACTTTGGGGCGTGTGTTCAATGTTTTGGGAGATCCAATCGATAATGGTGATGCGATTGATCAGGATGTTCAACGCGAAAGTATTCATAAGGAAGCTCCTAAATATGAAGATTTGAGTACAACTTCTGAAGTTTTGGAAACTGGGATTAAAGTTATTGATTTATTAGAGCCTTACTTGCGCGGTGGAAAAGTTGGTTTGTTCGGTGGTGCTGGTGTTGGTAAAACAGTTTTAATTCAAGAATTAATTCATAACATTGCTCAAGAACATAACGGTATTTCTGTTTTCACTGGTGTTGGTGAACGAACTCGTGAGGGTAATGATCTTTACTATGAAATGAAAGAATCCGGAGTTCTGGCCAAGACAGCAATGGTCTTCGGTCAAATGAACGAATCACCTGGTGTGCGGATGCGTGTTGCTCTGACTGGTGTAACCATGGCAGAATACTTCCGTGATGTTGAAGGTCAAGATGTCTTGTTATTTATTGATAACATTTTCCGGTTTACTCAAGCTGGTTCAGAAGTTTCAGCTTTGTTAGGTCGGATGCCTTCAGCTGTTGGGTATCAACCAACTTTGGCGACAGAAATGGGTCAGTTGCAGGAACGGATTACTTCCACTAAAAAGGGTTCGATTACTTCAATTCAAGCTGTTTATGTGCCAGCGGATGATTATACAGATCCAGCGCCAGCTACGGAATTTGCGCATTTGGATGCTACTACGAACTTGGAAAGAAGTTTGACGCAGCAAGGAATTTATCCAGCTGTTGATCCGCTGGCTTCAACTTCTAGTGCATTAGATCCAGAGATCGTTGGTCAAGAACATTATGCGGTAGCTACCGAAGTTCAACATGTTTTGCAACGGTATCATGAATTACAAGATATTATCTCTATTTTGGGAATGGATGAATTGTCTGATGAGGAAAAACAAATTGTTGCTCGCGCACGGCGAATGCAATTTTTCTTATCACAAAATTTCCATGTTGCAGAACAGTTTACCGGTCAACCTGGTTCATACGTTTCCATTAATGATACTGTTAAAGGTTTCAAAGAAATTTTGGCTGGTA